In one Umezawaea sp. Da 62-37 genomic region, the following are encoded:
- a CDS encoding GNAT family N-acetyltransferase translates to MPLAPFAELESFYDAVPRLDARAEAYGGLTLFVRDDEGFPYYARPAFPGGEPTAADLRAVRERQRELGVSQAFEWVHETTPGMLDVVERAGFTVLRAPLLVLDGPIRVPEVDAVVRVLDPEEAGFLDDVAVVRTIAQLAFSSPGTGTGETGPRDRDALLPTVTPVHVPKFRYALAEDSVDGAVATGMTQRAGDVAEVVGVGTLPSARRRGLGAAITAVLAQDALDHGVTRVFLSAGSEDIARVYERVGFRRIGTACIAETE, encoded by the coding sequence ATGCCCCTCGCGCCGTTCGCCGAACTCGAGTCCTTCTACGACGCGGTGCCCCGCCTGGACGCCCGCGCGGAGGCGTACGGCGGTCTGACGCTGTTCGTCCGGGACGACGAGGGCTTCCCGTACTACGCGCGCCCCGCGTTCCCCGGCGGCGAGCCGACCGCGGCGGACCTGCGGGCCGTGCGGGAGCGGCAGCGCGAACTCGGGGTCTCGCAGGCGTTCGAGTGGGTGCACGAGACCACGCCGGGGATGCTGGACGTGGTGGAGCGGGCCGGGTTCACCGTGCTGCGCGCGCCGCTGCTCGTCCTGGACGGTCCGATCCGCGTGCCCGAGGTCGACGCGGTCGTGCGCGTCCTCGACCCGGAGGAAGCCGGTTTCCTCGACGACGTCGCCGTGGTGCGGACGATCGCCCAGCTCGCGTTCTCCTCGCCGGGCACCGGCACCGGCGAGACGGGGCCGAGGGACCGGGACGCGCTGCTGCCGACCGTGACGCCGGTCCACGTGCCCAAGTTCCGCTACGCGCTCGCCGAGGACTCCGTGGACGGCGCGGTGGCCACGGGGATGACGCAGCGGGCCGGTGACGTGGCGGAGGTGGTCGGTGTCGGCACGCTGCCGTCCGCCCGGCGGCGCGGGCTCGGTGCGGCGATCACCGCGGTCCTGGCGCAGGACGCGCTGGACCACGGCGTCACGCGGGTGTTCCTGTCGGCGGGCAGCGAGGACATCGCGCGGGTCTACGAGCGGGTCGGGTTCCGCCGGATCGGCACGGCCTGCATCGCGGAGACCGAGTAG
- a CDS encoding EI24 domain-containing protein, translating to MIRVLKDFSTGVGLLAKGFGLVFRRPKLLLIGAIPAVLSSALLIGSFVLLALNIDDIATWATPFADDWSESTRTVTRFAAGISFIGAYLAIGLLAFTAITIVIGGPFYEHIAETIEDEELGGVPGAEQVPWWRSALNGVRDAVLLIGMAILFAIPLFAAGFIPVVGQTVVPVIAVFVNGWLLGIELTGIPFTRRGKTLKERRAVLRSRRALSLGFAVPSYLLCLIPLAAIVVMPAAMAGGTVLAHRLLTERGQVPAYRPYPNGTQAS from the coding sequence GTGATCAGGGTGCTGAAGGACTTCTCCACGGGTGTCGGGCTGCTCGCGAAGGGCTTCGGGCTGGTTTTCCGGAGGCCGAAGCTGCTGCTCATCGGCGCGATCCCGGCGGTGCTCAGCTCGGCGCTGCTCATCGGCAGCTTCGTGCTGCTGGCGCTGAACATCGACGACATCGCCACGTGGGCCACGCCGTTCGCGGACGACTGGAGCGAGTCGACGCGGACCGTGACCCGGTTCGCGGCGGGCATCTCGTTCATCGGCGCGTACCTGGCGATCGGCCTGCTCGCGTTCACCGCGATCACGATCGTCATCGGCGGCCCGTTCTACGAGCACATCGCCGAGACGATCGAGGACGAGGAACTGGGCGGTGTGCCGGGCGCCGAGCAGGTGCCGTGGTGGCGGTCCGCGCTCAACGGCGTGCGCGACGCCGTGCTGCTGATCGGGATGGCGATCCTGTTCGCGATCCCGCTGTTCGCGGCCGGGTTCATCCCCGTGGTCGGGCAGACCGTCGTGCCGGTGATCGCGGTGTTCGTCAACGGCTGGCTGCTCGGCATCGAGCTGACCGGCATCCCGTTCACCCGCCGCGGCAAGACCCTCAAGGAGCGCCGCGCGGTGCTGCGGAGCAGGCGGGCGCTCTCGCTGGGCTTCGCCGTGCCGTCGTACCTGCTGTGCCTGATCCCGTTGGCGGCCATCGTGGTCATGCCCGCGGCGATGGCGGGCGGCACGGTCCTCGCGCACCGCCTGCTCACCGAACGCGGCCAGGTCCCGGCCTACCGCCCCTACCCGAACGGCACCCAGGCCAGCTGA
- a CDS encoding methyltransferase domain-containing protein — translation MSGLDFDEETSRRVEATYLTPDVVWQRKVVREALALRPGERVLDIGSGPGFLAVEMSDEVGPDGAVCGIDPAPSMLAIAADRSGHAVEYRQAGAERIPYRDGTFDAVVSTQVFEYLPDVPGALAEVRRVLRSGGRLVLVDTDWDSIVWRSPDDALTDRVLTAFEQHLADARLPRKLPAALVAAGFRDVRTSVVPMLNVGYSPATYSAGLLELVTAFVVGRNGITAAEAAAWAEGQRSLGADHFFSLNRYLFVATG, via the coding sequence ATGAGCGGGCTGGATTTCGACGAGGAGACCTCACGCCGCGTCGAGGCGACCTACCTGACACCGGACGTGGTGTGGCAGCGGAAGGTCGTGCGGGAAGCCCTGGCGCTGCGGCCGGGCGAGCGGGTGCTCGACATCGGCAGCGGACCGGGCTTCCTCGCGGTCGAGATGTCCGATGAGGTCGGTCCCGACGGCGCGGTCTGCGGGATCGACCCGGCGCCGAGCATGCTGGCGATCGCCGCGGACCGCTCCGGTCACGCGGTCGAGTACCGGCAGGCGGGCGCGGAGCGGATCCCCTACCGGGACGGGACTTTCGACGCGGTCGTGTCCACACAGGTCTTCGAGTACCTGCCGGACGTGCCCGGCGCGCTGGCCGAGGTGCGCCGGGTGCTGCGCTCCGGCGGACGGCTGGTGCTGGTCGACACCGACTGGGACTCGATTGTGTGGCGTTCCCCCGACGACGCGCTGACCGACCGCGTGCTGACCGCGTTCGAGCAGCACCTCGCCGACGCGCGGCTGCCGCGCAAGCTGCCCGCGGCGCTGGTCGCCGCGGGTTTCCGCGACGTGCGGACGAGCGTCGTGCCGATGCTGAACGTCGGCTACTCCCCCGCCACCTACAGCGCGGGCCTGCTGGAACTGGTCACCGCGTTCGTGGTGGGGCGCAACGGGATCACGGCCGCCGAGGCCGCCGCGTGGGCGGAGGGCCAGCGGTCGCTGGGCGCGGACCACTTCTTCAGCCTCAACCGGTACCTGTTCGTCGCGACGGGCTAG
- a CDS encoding endonuclease yields MLKSRVARWNAVGLFVVATIVAVVVQVPTASAATPITVAQAIAQQTGASATVRGYVVGQPTATSTVIRSNFPNDYALALADSASETATSKMVYVQITASFRSAWGLQSNPALLGKQLDVTGPLGAYFSHPGLTSPTAFALTGGGGTTPPTTTPPTGTPGDYDGTYYLPAIGKTGTALRTSLNQIIKTQTKLTYEQVWDALKLTDQDPNNSNNVILLYSGTSRAKSLNGGNPDDWNREHVWAKSHGDFGTATGPGTDIHHLRPSDVTVNADRGNKDFDTGGTQSTEAPGNYTDADSWEPRNADKGDVARMIFYMAIRYEGADGFANLEVNNSVSNGSNPYMGKLSVLKQWNTQDPPSTFEKRRNQVIYDTFQHNRNPFIDHPEWVNSIWS; encoded by the coding sequence ATGCTCAAATCCCGTGTCGCCCGGTGGAACGCCGTGGGTCTGTTCGTCGTGGCGACGATCGTCGCCGTAGTCGTCCAGGTCCCCACCGCGTCCGCCGCCACACCGATCACCGTCGCCCAGGCCATCGCCCAGCAGACCGGGGCCTCGGCCACGGTCCGCGGCTACGTGGTCGGCCAGCCCACCGCGACCAGCACCGTCATCCGGTCGAACTTCCCCAACGACTACGCGCTCGCCCTCGCCGACTCGGCGAGCGAGACCGCCACGTCGAAGATGGTCTACGTCCAGATCACCGCCTCGTTCCGGTCGGCGTGGGGGCTGCAGAGCAATCCCGCCCTGCTGGGCAAGCAGCTCGACGTCACCGGTCCCCTCGGCGCGTACTTCTCGCACCCCGGCCTCACGTCCCCGACCGCGTTCGCCCTGACGGGCGGCGGCGGCACCACCCCGCCGACGACCACTCCGCCCACCGGGACGCCCGGTGACTACGACGGCACGTACTACCTGCCCGCGATCGGGAAGACCGGCACGGCCCTGCGCACGTCGTTGAACCAGATCATCAAGACGCAGACCAAGCTGACCTACGAGCAGGTCTGGGACGCGTTGAAGCTGACCGACCAGGACCCGAACAACTCGAACAACGTGATCCTGCTGTACTCCGGCACCTCACGGGCGAAGAGCCTCAACGGCGGCAACCCGGACGACTGGAACCGCGAGCACGTCTGGGCCAAGTCGCACGGCGACTTCGGCACCGCGACCGGTCCCGGCACCGACATCCACCACCTGCGGCCGTCCGACGTGACGGTCAACGCAGACCGCGGCAACAAGGACTTCGACACCGGCGGCACCCAGTCCACCGAGGCTCCCGGCAACTACACCGACGCCGACTCGTGGGAGCCCCGCAACGCCGACAAGGGCGACGTCGCCCGGATGATCTTCTACATGGCCATCCGCTACGAGGGCGCCGACGGCTTCGCGAACCTCGAGGTCAACAACAGCGTCAGCAACGGCTCCAACCCGTACATGGGCAAGCTGTCCGTGCTGAAGCAGTGGAACACCCAGGACCCGCCGAGCACGTTCGAGAAGCGTCGCAACCAGGTCATCTACGACACCTTCCAGCACAACCGCAACCCGTTCATCGACCACCCGGAATGGGTCAACTCGATCTGGAGCTGA
- a CDS encoding GNAT family N-acetyltransferase — MRIRPYRTSDRAAVADICVRTADAGGDSRHVHPDLDLMPNIFALPYAHLEPSLAFVADDGERAVGYVLGTANTPAFVREYRRSWLPGLVDRYPAPSGEPTTPTEVMIGLMHDPERMIVPELADYPAHLHIDLLPEHQRGGHGRALMGAFVDALARAGVPAVHLGMLTVNTGARAFYDRLGFHTIAVPAHADLTYLGLEVGPNARLGTSSAG; from the coding sequence ATGCGCATCAGGCCGTACCGAACCTCCGACCGCGCCGCCGTAGCGGACATCTGCGTGCGAACCGCCGACGCGGGAGGGGATTCGCGGCACGTCCACCCCGACCTCGACCTGATGCCGAACATCTTCGCGCTGCCCTACGCGCACCTGGAACCGTCGCTGGCGTTCGTCGCGGACGACGGCGAGCGGGCCGTGGGGTACGTGCTCGGCACGGCGAACACCCCGGCGTTCGTGCGGGAGTACCGGCGTTCCTGGCTGCCGGGACTGGTGGACCGCTACCCGGCGCCGTCCGGCGAGCCGACCACCCCGACCGAGGTCATGATCGGGCTGATGCACGACCCGGAGCGGATGATCGTGCCGGAGCTCGCGGACTACCCGGCGCACCTGCACATCGACCTGCTGCCGGAGCACCAGCGCGGCGGGCACGGGCGGGCGCTGATGGGGGCGTTCGTCGACGCGCTCGCGCGGGCGGGCGTGCCCGCGGTGCACCTGGGCATGCTGACCGTGAACACCGGGGCCCGCGCGTTCTACGACCGGCTCGGCTTCCACACCATCGCGGTGCCGGCGCACGCGGACCTGACCTACCTGGGCCTCGAAGTTGGGCCGAATGCCAGGTTGGGGACCTCTTCGGCGGGGTAG
- a CDS encoding SRPBCC domain-containing protein, with the protein MSTTTVQVHRVWIKATPQAVWDAITNPEWNTRYGYGCPSEYDLRPGGTYRVLANEAMTQHGAPPVIIDGEVLESDPPNRLVQTWRANFSPDLTAEGFTRLTWEITEEYGAVRLTVTHELEGAPMTAAQVAGDIPGAGGGWTYIISDLKTLLETGKSFAS; encoded by the coding sequence ATGAGCACGACGACCGTCCAGGTGCACCGGGTGTGGATCAAAGCGACCCCGCAGGCGGTCTGGGACGCCATCACCAACCCTGAGTGGAACACCAGGTACGGCTACGGCTGCCCCAGCGAGTACGACCTCCGCCCCGGCGGCACCTACCGCGTCCTCGCCAACGAGGCCATGACCCAACACGGCGCCCCGCCCGTCATCATCGACGGCGAAGTCCTCGAATCCGACCCGCCCAACAGGCTCGTCCAAACCTGGCGCGCCAACTTCAGCCCCGACCTCACCGCCGAGGGCTTCACCCGCCTGACGTGGGAGATCACCGAGGAGTACGGCGCGGTCCGCCTCACCGTCACCCACGAACTCGAAGGCGCCCCAATGACAGCCGCCCAGGTCGCAGGCGACATCCCCGGCGCCGGAGGCGGCTGGACGTACATCATCAGCGACCTGAAAACCCTGCTGGAAACCGGCAAATCGTTCGCCAGCTAG
- a CDS encoding response regulator transcription factor — MRVLVVEDERELADSIAEGLRAHSMAVDVCYDGGAALERVGVHDYDVVVLDRDLPVVHGDEVCLRVLEAGGTARVLMLTAAGGVADRVEGLGLGADDYLTKPFAFAELVARVRSLARRARRSLPPVLERAGIVLDLPRHQASRDGWFLPLSPKEFAVLEVLMRAEGSVVSPEELLEKAWDEHADPFTNAVRMAVMNLRRKLGEPAVVETVPGAGYRVGP, encoded by the coding sequence ATGCGCGTGCTGGTGGTCGAAGACGAACGGGAACTCGCGGACTCGATCGCGGAGGGGCTGCGGGCGCACTCGATGGCCGTCGACGTCTGCTACGACGGAGGGGCCGCGCTGGAACGCGTCGGCGTGCACGACTACGACGTGGTGGTGCTGGACCGCGACCTGCCGGTGGTGCACGGCGACGAGGTGTGCCTGCGGGTGCTGGAGGCCGGTGGCACCGCACGGGTCCTGATGCTCACCGCGGCGGGCGGTGTCGCGGACCGGGTCGAGGGCCTCGGTCTCGGGGCCGACGACTACCTGACCAAGCCGTTCGCGTTCGCCGAACTCGTCGCACGGGTGCGCTCGCTCGCCAGGCGGGCCCGCAGGTCGCTGCCGCCGGTGCTGGAACGGGCGGGGATCGTGCTCGACCTGCCGCGGCACCAGGCGTCGCGCGACGGGTGGTTCCTGCCGCTCTCGCCCAAGGAGTTCGCCGTGCTCGAAGTGCTCATGAGGGCGGAGGGATCGGTCGTCAGCCCCGAGGAACTGCTGGAGAAGGCGTGGGACGAGCACGCCGACCCGTTCACCAACGCCGTGCGGATGGCCGTGATGAACCTGCGGCGCAAGCTCGGCGAACCGGCGGTCGTCGAGACCGTGCCCGGCGCCGGGTACCGGGTCGGCCCGTGA
- a CDS encoding DUF309 domain-containing protein yields MRDRDPEGRARNARPRDGLGRPLPYGVPGVERQPEGVPRTPSESLVEAQRLLDAGMPFHAHEVLEDAWKLSDGPERELWRGMAQLAVGLTHAARGNTNGGASLLRRGAKNIAPYLDVPPHGIDIAGLRDWAAALATTLDTASGELPLAANTPHLVRR; encoded by the coding sequence GTGCGCGACCGCGACCCCGAAGGGCGGGCCCGCAACGCCCGTCCCCGCGACGGTCTCGGCCGTCCGCTGCCCTACGGCGTGCCGGGCGTGGAACGCCAGCCCGAGGGCGTGCCGCGGACGCCGTCCGAGTCCCTGGTGGAAGCGCAGCGCCTGCTGGACGCGGGAATGCCGTTCCACGCGCACGAGGTGCTGGAAGACGCCTGGAAGCTGTCGGACGGGCCGGAGCGCGAGCTGTGGCGGGGGATGGCCCAGCTGGCCGTCGGCCTGACCCACGCGGCGCGCGGCAACACGAACGGCGGTGCCTCGCTGCTGCGTCGCGGGGCGAAGAACATCGCGCCCTACCTGGACGTGCCGCCGCACGGCATCGACATCGCGGGCCTGCGCGACTGGGCGGCGGCGCTGGCGACCACGTTGGACACCGCGTCGGGCGAGTTGCCGCTGGCCGCCAACACCCCGCACCTCGTGCGGCGCTGA
- a CDS encoding glycosyltransferase family 39 protein codes for MSTVVEAPPRSRLVYGVAGLVGAVLVALSGGYGYHGDELYFVAAGRHLAWGYPDQPPLTPLLARLMDLVAPDSLVVLRIPAAIAAALTVLFVGLIAREMGGRPRAQIIAATSAAVSGLVLVPGHMLHTTTIDICLSAALTWLVVRVLRTGAERLLLAAGAVLGVGLLNKYQIAAVAIALVIGLAVAGPRGLLRSPWFAAGVLLALAIWAPNLWWQAQHGWPQFEMAQLISERGGNGARLGFIPLQLVYVSPFLAPLWIAGLVRLLRTPAFRFLGVAYLLLAAAFIAAGGSALYLFGAYAALLAAGGIAVDGWLERGANGRRVAIGASLVASAAFVVPLALPVVPLGGLSTIPVVKLNGLTAEQFGWPELAETVADVHRGLPTGQREHAIVLTENFGEAAALERYGPALGLPAVYSGYRGYADWGPPPETATTVLLVGPGTKTGPPAWAVRACRDGVRQVAATNNDQGIKNKEQGGKVWLCSGLGESWATLWPGIRHLD; via the coding sequence ATGAGCACGGTTGTCGAGGCACCACCGCGGTCGCGGCTGGTGTACGGCGTTGCGGGACTGGTCGGAGCAGTCCTGGTCGCGCTGTCGGGCGGGTACGGCTACCACGGTGACGAGCTGTACTTCGTGGCGGCGGGCCGCCACCTGGCGTGGGGGTATCCGGACCAGCCGCCGCTCACGCCGCTGCTGGCCCGGCTGATGGACCTCGTCGCACCCGATTCACTGGTGGTGCTGCGGATTCCGGCCGCGATCGCGGCGGCGCTGACGGTGCTGTTCGTCGGGCTGATCGCCCGCGAGATGGGCGGACGGCCGCGGGCGCAGATCATCGCGGCGACGAGCGCCGCCGTGTCCGGCCTGGTGCTGGTGCCGGGGCACATGCTGCACACAACGACCATCGACATCTGCCTGTCCGCGGCGCTGACGTGGCTGGTGGTGCGGGTGCTGCGGACCGGCGCCGAACGGCTGCTGCTCGCCGCGGGCGCGGTGCTCGGGGTGGGGCTGCTGAACAAGTACCAGATCGCGGCGGTCGCGATCGCGCTGGTGATCGGCCTCGCCGTGGCCGGACCGCGCGGTCTGCTGCGCAGCCCGTGGTTCGCGGCGGGAGTGCTGCTGGCGCTGGCGATCTGGGCGCCGAACCTGTGGTGGCAGGCCCAGCACGGGTGGCCGCAGTTCGAGATGGCGCAGTTGATCAGCGAGCGCGGCGGCAACGGCGCCCGGCTCGGCTTCATCCCGCTGCAACTCGTCTACGTCAGCCCGTTCCTGGCCCCGCTGTGGATCGCGGGTCTGGTCCGGCTGCTGCGCACACCCGCGTTCCGCTTCCTCGGCGTCGCCTACCTGCTGCTGGCCGCGGCGTTCATCGCGGCGGGCGGCTCGGCGCTCTACCTGTTCGGCGCCTACGCGGCACTGCTGGCCGCTGGTGGCATCGCCGTCGACGGGTGGCTGGAGCGCGGAGCGAACGGCCGCCGCGTGGCCATCGGCGCGTCGCTGGTGGCGTCCGCGGCGTTCGTCGTGCCGCTGGCGTTGCCGGTCGTGCCGCTCGGCGGGCTGTCGACGATCCCGGTGGTCAAGCTCAACGGGCTGACGGCGGAGCAGTTCGGCTGGCCCGAGCTGGCCGAAACCGTGGCGGACGTGCACCGCGGATTGCCCACTGGTCAACGCGAACACGCCATCGTGCTGACCGAGAACTTCGGCGAGGCCGCCGCGCTGGAGCGCTACGGGCCCGCGCTCGGCCTGCCCGCCGTCTACAGCGGCTACCGCGGCTACGCCGACTGGGGACCGCCACCCGAGACGGCGACCACCGTGCTGCTCGTGGGTCCCGGCACGAAGACCGGGCCACCGGCGTGGGCCGTGCGGGCCTGCCGCGACGGGGTGCGGCAAGTCGCGGCGACGAACAACGACCAGGGGATCAAGAACAAGGAGCAGGGCGGGAAGGTGTGGCTGTGCTCCGGCCTCGGCGAGTCCTGGGCGACCCTGTGGCCCGGTATCCGCCACCTGGACTGA
- a CDS encoding ATP-binding protein: MRPSVRTRLTAVHSGLFLVVGGVLVLINHVLFTATLALPEQFVSVAVPSTSGPRPSVGPPSVLETARLEAVRDSRPQGVLDALEAFRSSAIRTSPAQSLVALVIAVGLALVLGWMVAGRVLKPLQAITSAAHRLEATGLDQRIALDGPDDELKEPADTFDGMLDRLASAFDSRQRFVANASHELRTPLAIQRTLVEVAMVTRPEVRDLGLRLLAANERSERLIEGLLLLARGDGGLAARTRVRVDLVAAEEVAACGPLAAEHGVRMTTALDPLTVLGDRVLLAHLVSNPVRNAVLHNVRGGTVRVSSGDSLVVVNTGEVITADQVPALFEPFRGLRADRTAGAKGSGLGLSIVRSTATAHHGEVTASPNPGGGLRVELVLPT, encoded by the coding sequence GTGAGGCCGTCGGTGCGGACCCGGCTCACCGCGGTCCACAGCGGGCTGTTCCTGGTGGTCGGCGGGGTGCTGGTGCTGATCAACCACGTGCTGTTCACCGCCACGCTGGCGCTGCCCGAGCAGTTCGTGTCGGTGGCGGTGCCCTCGACGTCGGGACCGCGGCCCTCGGTGGGGCCGCCCTCGGTCCTGGAGACCGCGCGGCTCGAAGCGGTCCGGGACTCCCGCCCGCAGGGCGTGCTCGACGCGCTGGAGGCGTTCCGGTCGTCGGCGATCCGGACGTCGCCGGCGCAGTCGCTGGTGGCGCTGGTGATCGCCGTCGGGCTCGCGCTCGTCCTCGGCTGGATGGTCGCGGGGCGGGTGCTGAAGCCGTTGCAGGCCATCACCTCCGCCGCCCACCGGCTGGAGGCGACCGGCCTCGACCAGCGGATCGCGCTCGACGGCCCCGACGACGAGCTGAAGGAGCCGGCCGACACCTTCGACGGGATGCTCGACCGGCTCGCGAGCGCGTTCGACAGCAGGCAGCGGTTCGTCGCCAACGCCTCGCACGAGCTGCGCACCCCGCTCGCGATCCAGCGCACCCTGGTGGAGGTCGCGATGGTGACGCGCCCCGAGGTGCGGGACCTCGGCCTGCGGCTGCTGGCCGCCAACGAGCGCAGCGAGCGGCTGATCGAGGGGCTGTTGCTGCTCGCGCGCGGCGACGGGGGACTCGCCGCGCGGACGCGGGTCCGGGTCGACCTGGTCGCCGCCGAGGAGGTGGCCGCGTGCGGGCCGCTCGCCGCCGAGCACGGCGTCCGGATGACGACCGCGCTCGACCCGCTCACGGTGCTCGGCGACCGGGTCCTGCTCGCGCACCTGGTGTCGAACCCGGTGCGCAACGCGGTCCTCCACAACGTGCGCGGCGGGACCGTGCGGGTGTCCTCGGGGGACAGCCTGGTCGTCGTCAACACGGGCGAGGTGATCACGGCCGACCAGGTGCCCGCGCTGTTCGAGCCGTTCCGCGGGCTGCGCGCCGACCGGACCGCGGGCGCGAAGGGCTCCGGCCTCGGGCTGTCGATCGTGCGCTCGACCGCCACCGCGCACCACGGGGAGGTGACCGCGTCGCCGAACCCCGGCGGTGGTCTCCGCGTCGAACTGGTCCTGCCGACGTGA